The following proteins are encoded in a genomic region of Xenopus laevis strain J_2021 chromosome 3L, Xenopus_laevis_v10.1, whole genome shotgun sequence:
- the LOC108705598 gene encoding vicilin-like seed storage protein At2g18540, which produces MQQHSGEAMEEHSSTRKPTYEEDSGRRKFTAEEDSGRRKEEDSARRKFTAEEDSGRRKEEDSARRKFTAEEGSGRRKEEDSARRKFTAEEGSGRRKEEDSARRKATAMSKQEMVYMVSILEKKDYDCKEAEYSRPNTRKNNILDIVIQGLGVTRSKDQLRKRWSDLKLREREQLLSIRRIIKKKQKRKKLLWTRKYSRGSASSSVGKPDPPESEDCEKDDREENNDSDDTVTIDPLEQSKTYATSDATENPVEELSDTSPSSPCILLTSTEEYIAPQKLLYLYTEGQPDVQISEEFSIAAATKNSQNILGDIEKCKQILANIKKSVNSLETTLENICKKVSYADE; this is translated from the exons ATGCAGCAGCACAGTGGAGAAGCCATGGAGGAACACAGTAGCACAAGAAAGCCTACCTATGAGGAAGACAGTGGAAGGAGAAAGTTTACTGCTGAGGAAGACAGTGGAAGGAGAAAGGAGGAAGACAGTGCAAGGAGAAAGTTTACTGCTGAGGAAGACAGTGGAAGGAGAAAGGAGGAAGACAGTGCAAGGAGAAAGTTTACTGCTGAGGAAGGCAGTGGAAGGAGAAAGGAGGAAGACAGTGCAAGGAGAAAGTTTACTGCTGAGGAAGGCAGTGGAAGGAGAAAGGAGGAAGACAGTGCAAGGAGAAAGGCTACTGCTATGTCCAAACAGGAGATGGTGTACATGGTGTCCATCctggaaaaaaaagattatgaCTGCAAAGAGGCAGAGTATTCAAGGCCGAATACAAGGAAAAATAATATCTTGGACATAGTCATCCAAGGGCTTGGAGTAACCAGATCAAAAGACCAGCTTCGTAAAAGATGGTCAGATTTGAAGTTGAGAGAGCGAGAACAACTTCTAAGCATTAGAaggataattaaaaaaa aacaaaaGCGTAAAAAGTTGCTTTGGACCAGAAAATATTCTAGAGGAAGTGCCTCTTCTTCTGTGGGCAAGCCTGATCCACCAGAgtcagaggattgtgagaaggATGACAGGGAGGAGAATAATGACTCGGATGACACTGTGACCATTGATCCACTTGAGCAGTCCAAAACCTATGCAACCTCTGATGCAACAGAAAATCCAGTGGAAGAGTTGAGTGACACATCTCCTAGCAGCCCATGCATTCTATTAACCAGTACAG AAGAATACATTGCACCACAAAAActactgtatctttatacagAGGGACAGCCAGATGTTCAAATTTCAGAAGAGTTTTCCATTGCAGCAGCAACCAAGAACTCTCAAAATATCTTAGGGGATATTGAAAAATGCAAGCAAATCTTggcaaacattaaaaaatctgtaaattcATTAGAAACAACACTTGAGAACATATGCAAAAAAGTTTCTTATGCTGATGAATAA